One window from the genome of Enterococcus haemoperoxidus ATCC BAA-382 encodes:
- a CDS encoding replication initiation and membrane attachment family protein, which produces MKDNWKEVHPKSIFQVALSYPLSNQEQTILTLLYQPIIGAEAFSLYLTLLSEVEESGLSASLFHADLITMMDMSIKQIQAARMKLEGIGLLGTFVKNDSELGTHFLYRLNHPETAERFFKDEVLSLTLLNSVGQRKLDKLFERFKPKFVNLTGFEDVSVGFKDAYLFKEEQIVSQSKLLSQMEQSFNDPRPAQKPSAVNESFDWSYFVQGIEKLGIKLPDNSVGFKEEVFIFHNLFGITELDMIDFCSKSFDYYTSKIDVKDFERAVYRTYDPNKKQKTSEFQKNDSVDLSAEDQQTYRYNSLKMNGFSTQDIQMIMDSEKNFPLNYLEALKNERGGYTTPQERSLVKYLVSKSGLPNSVINILINYVYNIQKQPTLKAEYVNRIANEWAQSGIFSPEKAIDHVREIAKKGKEQKQTRQRYGQNNGPIRQETLPDWVDNPVEEQKLSKEEQARLDKEIQDFLSKGGGN; this is translated from the coding sequence TTGAAAGACAATTGGAAAGAAGTCCATCCTAAAAGTATTTTTCAAGTAGCACTATCTTATCCATTATCCAATCAAGAACAAACCATACTGACTCTGTTGTACCAACCAATTATAGGTGCTGAGGCGTTTAGTTTGTATTTGACACTTTTATCAGAAGTTGAAGAGTCAGGTCTTAGTGCCTCACTTTTTCATGCTGATTTGATTACGATGATGGACATGAGCATCAAACAAATTCAAGCAGCTAGAATGAAATTAGAAGGAATTGGTTTATTAGGAACCTTTGTCAAAAATGATTCCGAACTGGGAACGCATTTTTTATATCGGTTGAACCATCCTGAAACAGCTGAACGATTTTTTAAAGATGAAGTATTGTCACTAACCTTGTTGAATAGTGTAGGACAAAGAAAGTTAGATAAATTATTTGAGCGTTTCAAACCAAAATTTGTTAACTTAACTGGTTTTGAAGATGTATCAGTTGGATTTAAAGATGCTTATCTATTCAAAGAAGAACAAATTGTTTCTCAAAGTAAGCTGCTAAGTCAAATGGAGCAATCTTTCAATGATCCAAGACCTGCTCAAAAACCAAGTGCGGTCAATGAAAGCTTTGATTGGTCCTATTTTGTTCAAGGGATTGAAAAACTTGGGATTAAATTGCCGGATAATAGTGTTGGGTTTAAAGAAGAAGTATTTATTTTTCATAATTTATTTGGAATCACAGAATTAGATATGATTGATTTTTGTTCTAAATCCTTCGATTATTATACAAGTAAGATCGATGTAAAGGACTTTGAACGAGCAGTTTATAGAACCTATGATCCTAATAAAAAGCAAAAGACAAGTGAGTTTCAAAAAAATGATTCAGTTGATCTATCTGCCGAAGATCAGCAAACCTATCGTTATAATTCATTAAAAATGAATGGTTTTTCAACCCAAGATATTCAGATGATTATGGATAGTGAGAAAAATTTTCCATTAAATTATTTAGAAGCATTAAAAAACGAGCGTGGTGGGTATACAACTCCGCAAGAGCGTTCTTTGGTCAAGTATCTTGTCAGCAAATCTGGTCTGCCGAACAGTGTAATCAATATTTTGATTAATTATGTTTATAACATACAAAAACAACCCACATTAAAGGCTGAATATGTGAATCGAATAGCCAATGAGTGGGCGCAAAGTGGTATTTTTTCGCCTGAGAAAGCTATAGATCATGTACGTGAAATAGCCAAAAAAGGCAAAGAGCAAAAACAAACAAGACAGCGATACGGACAAAATAATGGACCGATTCGTCAAGAAACATTACCGGATTGGGTGGATAATCCGGTAGAAGAGCAGAAACTATCGAAAGAAGAGCAAGCACGACTAGACAAAGAAATTCAGGATTTCTTGAGTAAAGGAGGCGGCAATTAA
- the nrdR gene encoding transcriptional regulator NrdR: MRCPRCHHNNSRVIDSRQADDGRAIRRRRECENCNYRFTTFERIEAAPLLVIKKNGDREEFNREKILRGLIRSAEKRPVAMEQMEQIVDNVENRVRSLGENEISTTLVGEYVMEDLVNLDEIAYIRFASVYRQFKDMSVFLKELQGIVDKAKSSNSDTTNE, translated from the coding sequence ATGCGTTGTCCAAGATGTCATCATAATAATTCTCGTGTAATTGATAGTCGTCAAGCTGATGATGGCCGTGCGATTCGTCGTCGTAGAGAATGTGAAAATTGCAATTACCGTTTTACAACGTTTGAACGAATTGAAGCAGCACCGTTGTTAGTCATCAAGAAAAATGGTGATCGTGAAGAATTTAATCGAGAGAAAATTTTACGTGGGTTGATCCGTTCAGCTGAAAAACGACCTGTTGCCATGGAACAAATGGAGCAAATCGTTGATAATGTTGAAAACCGTGTACGTAGCTTAGGTGAAAATGAAATTTCAACTACATTAGTTGGAGAATATGTTATGGAAGATTTAGTCAACTTAGATGAAATTGCTTATATCAGATTTGCTAGTGTCTACCGTCAATTTAAAGATATGAGTGTTTTCTTAAAAGAACTGCAAGGCATTGTAGATAAAGCAAAATCTTCAAATTCAGATACAACAAATGAATAA
- a CDS encoding glycosyltransferase, with protein sequence MILYSVNFVYLVTKLSLALMYTPCIKDVRNYKVSVIIPSFNEDKKSVVKAVMTLLKQTYPIHEIIFIDDGSDSDEAFLAVKNLKIDELTGVHRVNKNVTLTSLRLDKNSGKKKAQEVGFIQATGDLFLLVDSDGEITENTLEEMVRPFSNSKVGSVVGKIEVRNLTDNFWTRLQDIIYSNSFQIGRASQSQTGNVIVCSGALSMHRANFVKRNMRTFRKETFLGIPCSAGDDRLLTDISLERRYKTVYQSTAVCYTDVPNSLKKFFKQQVRWTKSALIMTLFSFRYCFIRPLSMVWQVLETYLWLYNFIVTITLLWQQKLGMGVGVTFIAAVYFILVSYLSNIFYTKRDLKTYLMTFVYSFVYSVLLLGIRCYSLLTIFKTGWTTR encoded by the coding sequence ATGATCCTATATTCTGTCAATTTCGTTTATTTAGTTACAAAATTAAGTTTAGCTTTGATGTATACCCCCTGTATAAAAGATGTTAGAAACTATAAAGTTTCAGTTATTATTCCCAGTTTTAATGAAGATAAAAAATCTGTTGTAAAAGCAGTTATGACTTTATTAAAACAGACCTATCCAATTCATGAAATCATTTTTATTGATGATGGTAGTGATAGTGATGAAGCTTTTCTAGCAGTTAAAAATCTAAAAATAGATGAGCTGACTGGAGTGCATCGTGTTAATAAGAATGTAACATTGACTAGTTTACGTTTAGATAAGAATAGTGGGAAAAAGAAAGCGCAGGAAGTCGGCTTTATTCAAGCAACTGGGGATTTATTTCTTCTAGTTGATTCTGATGGAGAGATTACTGAAAATACGTTAGAGGAAATGGTTCGTCCATTCAGCAATTCTAAGGTAGGATCTGTTGTCGGAAAAATAGAAGTTCGTAATCTAACCGATAATTTTTGGACTAGACTGCAGGATATCATTTATTCCAATTCGTTTCAAATCGGTAGGGCATCACAGTCTCAAACCGGCAATGTAATTGTTTGTTCAGGAGCACTAAGCATGCATCGAGCTAATTTTGTAAAGCGAAATATGAGAACTTTTAGAAAAGAAACTTTTTTGGGGATTCCGTGTTCTGCTGGAGATGATCGCTTATTAACGGATATTTCGTTAGAACGCCGGTATAAAACTGTTTATCAATCAACTGCAGTTTGTTATACGGATGTGCCGAATTCATTAAAAAAATTTTTTAAACAGCAAGTTCGTTGGACTAAATCTGCTTTGATAATGACTTTATTTTCCTTTAGATATTGTTTTATTCGCCCTCTATCGATGGTTTGGCAAGTGTTAGAAACTTATTTATGGTTATATAATTTTATTGTAACGATTACTTTGCTTTGGCAACAAAAGCTTGGTATGGGCGTTGGAGTAACCTTTATAGCAGCTGTGTATTTCATCTTGGTTAGTTACTTATCAAATATTTTTTATACAAAGCGAGATTTAAAAACGTATTTAATGACGTTTGTCTATTCATTTGTTTATTCCGTTTTATTACTCGGAATTCGATGTTATTCTTTATTAACGATTTTTAAAACAGGTTGGACGACTCGTTAA
- a CDS encoding nucleotide sugar dehydrogenase: MKKEVVVIGLGYVGLPSVINHVKNGHKVIGFDIDEEKVDMLNKGISHLDTVLDETVRMIKERGAEFTCDAQRIKDKDVYIIDVPTPIDKYKTPDLSYIKSAVDLIKNKVKTGSLIVLESTTYPGTTEEYLVAEFSKLGYHIGTDLFIAYSPERIDPGNTQSLSAKIPRIVAGHTDKCLSKVEEFFGSHVSTVPNLKTAELAKIYENTFRLVNIALADELQKISDNLDIEVGEVLEAAATKPFGFMKFTPNLGIGGHCIPVDPYYLTWLMESRGIETPLIQTAGKINDSMLDYYLEKIITYANKKSDKNLDEMNVAILGVTYKKNVADTRMSSVITLIKELEEMNVTVVAYDDIILSNTNSPVESITSLEGDYCQLKKFDMVIYAVDHELYEKNKENIIDNSQLFYDLTLV, from the coding sequence ATGAAAAAAGAAGTAGTGGTAATTGGTTTAGGATATGTTGGTCTGCCAAGTGTCATAAATCATGTGAAGAATGGCCATAAAGTAATTGGATTTGATATTGACGAAGAAAAAGTTGATATGCTGAATAAAGGGATTAGTCATCTTGATACAGTATTAGACGAAACAGTGCGAATGATCAAAGAAAGAGGCGCCGAATTTACTTGTGATGCGCAACGCATCAAAGATAAAGATGTCTATATTATTGATGTGCCAACGCCAATCGATAAATATAAAACGCCTGATTTAAGTTATATCAAATCAGCAGTTGATTTAATTAAAAATAAAGTAAAAACAGGTTCATTAATTGTTTTAGAAAGTACAACCTATCCCGGAACGACAGAAGAATACCTCGTAGCTGAGTTTTCCAAGCTTGGTTATCATATCGGAACCGATCTTTTCATCGCTTACTCCCCGGAAAGAATCGATCCAGGCAATACACAATCTCTTAGTGCAAAAATCCCAAGAATCGTTGCAGGACACACGGACAAATGTTTATCAAAGGTTGAAGAATTTTTTGGAAGCCATGTGTCCACTGTACCTAATTTGAAAACAGCCGAATTAGCTAAAATATATGAAAATACATTCCGTTTGGTCAATATTGCTTTAGCAGATGAACTTCAAAAAATTTCGGATAATTTAGACATCGAAGTAGGAGAAGTATTGGAAGCAGCTGCAACAAAACCTTTTGGATTTATGAAATTCACACCAAATTTAGGTATTGGTGGACACTGTATTCCTGTAGATCCTTATTACCTGACATGGTTGATGGAATCACGAGGAATAGAAACACCGTTGATTCAGACGGCAGGAAAAATTAATGATTCGATGTTAGATTATTATCTAGAGAAAATTATTACTTACGCAAATAAAAAAAGTGACAAAAATCTTGATGAAATGAATGTTGCGATTTTAGGAGTAACATATAAGAAAAACGTTGCAGATACTAGAATGTCGTCGGTTATTACATTGATTAAAGAATTAGAAGAAATGAATGTGACAGTTGTTGCCTATGATGATATTATTTTATCAAATACTAATTCTCCAGTTGAAAGTATAACTAGTCTAGAGGGGGATTATTGTCAATTGAAAAAATTTGATATGGTCATTTATGCGGTTGACCATGAGCTTTACGAAAAGAATAAAGAAAATATTATTGATAATAGTCAGTTGTTCTATGATTTGACATTGGTTTAG